A region of the Candidatus Uhrbacteria bacterium genome:
GAGATGCTCACGACGGTCGTGATCAGAGTAGGGGCACATGGCAATGTGCCCAAGTTGCGTCAGGGCGTTCCGGCCTGTCCGCAGTCGCCATTGGTGATCTGCCACTGCAGACCGCCAGCCATGTGGAATGGGTGAGTGCCGCGATATGCGGGAGCAGAGGCGAGCCGTCCACCTGCTGTGCGGTAGCAGAAGTAGGTGATCTCGTGACGGGGACGATCCGCGCCGTCGACGAGCGGGATGCTCATCGAAGTCGGAGACATGGGGCCCGCGCGCCGCGGGATCGCGGGCATCGCGCACATGCCGGACGTGTCGCTCACCATGAGGGGCGTTCCACCTGCAAAGGTGTGGACGACACGGCCATCGATCGCGATGGCGACATCGAAGATGGAGTTGTTCTGGACCAAGTAGTCCATGCCGTCCATCGTGTATGCTCCCCACGGCTCGGAGCCGGTGGAGAAGGCCATTGTGGAGGTCAGCATGCCCGAGGTGAGCATGCCGGCACCGTCGACGCCGTCGCACATCTGGAGAACGCCAGGCATGCCGGTCGACGTCGTTCCGATGGGCGTCATGAGCGGGGCGCCCACGATGGGTGCGACGGGAGCGGATGCCACGACCGGAGCCGTGTCACCACCGCTGGTCTCGGAAGCGGGCTCGCGGCCGGCCATGAGGTCGGCGCGATCACGCTCGAGACGAGCGTTCTCCTCTTCCGCTTCCGTGGCACGTGCCTCGGCGCGGTCGAGACGCTCCATGATGGAGCGCATGTCGACGCTGCCGCCGCAGCCGATGAGGGTGAAGCAGGCGAGCGCGAACACGAACGAGAGGTGCTTGATCATCTGGGCCTCGTAGGGTTTTGGGTTGTTGTTTTGAGGAACGTTGGTCGTCTCAGGTTTGAGACTTCCCTCCAAGTCATGAAGCTTGTTCATGATCATGTTCATGAATCGGAGGGAAGGAGCTCCAGGTGTAATCCCGGAGCTCACTTGCCAGAGTGATGTGTGTCAGCGAGAGCGAGGTGCGTGGTCGGCGCGGAGCTGGTCCTCGACGGCCTCGATGCGCGCCTCGAGCTCGGGGTCGGAAGTGACCTCGGCTTCGGGGAGCGGGCAGCTCCCGTCTGCGCAGGGCGACGATGTCATCGGCACGGAGGGAACGGCGGCCGAAGCTGCCATCCACTCGGCACGCCGAGAGGCTGCCATCATCGTGAGCTCCGGGTTGGTGTACCCGGTGCCGTAGTAGGCCGATCCGCCGTAGGGCGAGATGCGGCCGCGCGCGCCCACGGGGAGCGCGCCTGCGGTGGAAACCGGGGACGCCGACCATGGGGCCGGCTGCCATCGGACCGCCGACGCCGCCGCCTGCGGATCCGTAGGGACCCGAGCCGTAGCCGACGCCGCCGTAGGCGCCCATTCTGCCGCGGCCGTAGAGACCGCCGCAGCCGGACGCCATCGCGAGGAGCATGAGACCGAGGATCATCATGAGGTTCTTCATCATCTTCTCCTTGTTCATCGAATTCATCGAAGTCCGGGGGTGATCGAGAGGGTGGGAGAGGCGCCCCAGGCGTAGCCGAAGCCCATGCCTGGGGAAGCCGTTCATGTTCCAGCCCGCCATGCCGAATCCGCTCGTCTGCTGAAAGCAGGTCTGCTGGATGTCGGTCATCTCGGCCCAGTTGAGAACTCGGCCGGAGCGGTAGACGGGCATGAGTTGAGTGCGAACAGCGAGACAGCGCTCGTAGTCCGCGTCGGCCTCAAAATCCTCGTTGTACTCGGTGACGAGACCGCCGGCGTAGCTTGCGCTACGCATGGTGGTGTCGCCGCCCGGCCGCGTCGCGTGACGCTGGCCGTGTGGCTGCACCCCGAGATGCTATAGATGGCTACACCGATCAAGATGATCGGAAGCCACGAGATCACGATCCAGAGACATCCTTCACGGTTGGGCATTTTCGCCCTCCTTTCTGTTAGACACACATGTTGTCCAAAGAACTTGTTGAGCTGTTTTGGCACCATGCCTACTCCAACTCCAACGTAGTAATATAACATAAATAATGCCTTTTGTCAAGCTCATTATACTGTAAGGTTAGCCAAATAATCATGGCTAACCTTAGCAAAAATAAACGTGTTCACCTTTATTGACAAAGGGGGCAATTTGTGCTATATTATTGTGTTCATTCTGGAGGATTGTCTCTTCCGGAATGGCGCTGTTTCACAGCATGAGTTTGTAACAATCAACAGTTCCTCCGCCAAAAGCGGCGGAGAAAGGTGTCCCATGCCCCCAACGTGCCCCGTGTCGCCTCCTCGGGTCTCAGCAAGCTGTACCTCACTGAAGCATCCGGCTTCATTTCTGGACGGCTCGGCGAGCTCATCTTCAAGGCGGCTCCTCCTGCGCTCATCAGCAAGGCCGCGGGAATGGTCCCCGATGGCATCCTCGATACGCCGGACCGTCAGAAGAGCTTCGCGTTCGCGCTCGGAATGTTTGCGCTTACGCTCTCCCAATCGGCGGCAGTCGCACAGGTCACGGAGAAGTTCTTGATTGAGTCGCTCGAGGAGCTCGCCCTGCGTAAGGGTGAGCTCGTCGGCAACGACGCCAAGAAAACGGCGATCATCAAGGATGTCTTCAACAAGCACGCTGCTCCGATCGACGCGTTGCGAGCAAGCATGTCCCGGGCGACGGCTCCTGGCCGGAACTTGTGGGACACGCTGGCCGTGCTCTCGGCGGACAAGCAGACCGCTTTCTGGGACTGGTTTCAGCTTCAGGAAGATGCCTTCCGCAAGGAGGTGCACGAGTCTGGTGCCGGAATCGTGGTGAGCGAAGAGCGTCTGCTCTCGTTCATCAGCGCGCCCGACAAGGTCAAGGCGGAATCGATGGAGCATCTGCTCAGGAAGAGCCCCAAGCTCGGACCGGGCAAGAGCGCTCTCGAGCGCTTCTTCGGAGACATCCGTGGCAAGGGGAAAAGTACCTCGAGCCGGATGGACCCGAGATGGTCGACTTCGCGACCAAGGCCACGGCCCGCGCCACCGATCGTAAGGATCGGGTGAAGGCTCGCAGCCGCATGTTCTGATCCATTGGCGTCCGCGCATCCTTTGTCCATGTTGGACGGGGATTGAGCGCGGACGTCATCCAACGATAAAGCGGGACATTGTCCCGAGAAGAGGGTTCATGGACAAGCTCAAGGAAAGATCGTCGAGTGGGGAGAGGCTCTGCTCGCCCCGTTCATCCTGTTTCTCTACCGAGACCAGGTCTCGGCGCTCGCCAGCGATGTCTCGTCCTTCATGGTCGAGCATGTGCAGCTGGCGCGGATCTGGTGGAACTACAATCTGCCGGGCCGCGTTCGTCCGCTGCTGCTTCCCGTCCTCCTGATGACGATGCTCAGCTGGTTCGCCGGCTCGCTCGTCTTCTGGGGCATGCATGTTCCGGAGGCGGGCTTCATCACCTACGTGTGCTGGACGGTTTGGAGCCTCGTGCTCGGAATCGTCATCCAGCGCGAGCGAGTGAAGCTCGGAAAGGTCAAGCCGATCACGCGTGCCGATCTCGAAAAGCTCGAGGCCGACACCGTGAACATGACCGATGCGGAAGCGCGTGCCGAGCGTGAGCAGCGCTTTGGTCCGATGCGAGTCCTTGGACTTCGAGCCTTCGCGCTCGTGATCCTCGGATACTTGCTCATCGGCATCGGTCTCGCGCTCATGGGTAGCTTCTCCAACCTGGAGGGCAATCCCTGGCCCGTGACCGCACAGTTCATCCTGTTCGCGATCCTCGCGGCTTTCATCTCGCTCTTTGCAGCGATGCTGACGGCCGTGATCCTCGGTACGGCGTTCCGCGTGGTCGGATCGATCGTGGTCGCCCTGTTCAAGGGCGGCTGGGACTCGGTTCTGACCATGCTGCCCAATGTCGAGGGGAAGAGGCCAAGGAGCTTCTGCCCAAGGATCTCGACAAGCAGCTCGCGCAGACGTGGAAGCTCTTCAAGGAATTCCTACTCAGCGCTCCCGGTGTCCTCATTCTTGGCGTGTTTGCGCTCGGGATTGTGTGGCATCACCCGCTCATCGTCTCGCTCCTGCTTCTGGCCTTCATCGGCCTCATGAGCACGACGACGTTTTCCATCGCGATGGGGAACGACGAGGCTCCGGCGCGCAAGCGTGCGGGCAAGATCGTCGCCTGGTTTTTCACCGGCGGCTTTCTCTACCGCTGTGCGGAGATGTGGTACTTCGGCCTCCCTGGAGGAACGTGGTACTGGAACTACGACAGCGTCGATTCGCCGCTCGCTCAGACGTGGAACCGAATCGTTCCTTGGTGGAATGGTTTCATGAACATGAGCTGGTGGCAGGCGCTGCTCGTGGTCGCGGTTCTCGTGATCGCGATCATGTGCATCCTCAAGATGCCGGGTGGCAAGTGGTTCGAGCGTCTCAAGTACGGACTGGTTGGCGTTTGCGGTGCTCTCATCGCGGCGACCATGATCGGCTTCATCGCGAACCGCGCTTCCGTGGATGCTTCGATCTCGACCATCGAGATCCCTGCGACTACGGAGAGCACTGACGCTACGACCGAAACGGCCGAGGCTCCGGCACATGTGCCCGACGCGATCGAACGGATGACGGGAACGGCGGAAGCGCCCACCCGGATTCCGCCGACCGCCCCGGTCGTGCCTGCAGCCGTGCCGGCGACTCACGTCGTCGAGCGCCGCTCTACGGAACGTGCAAGCGCTCCGTCTGCGGCCTCCGCCGATCCGTGCGAGAGCCTCGAGCGCTCGACCGGACTCACGGACCTGTTCCGTGAGAGCATGCGGCGCCGCTTCCACTGCGGCGGCTGAAACAACGCACCTTCGTCCGCAAGGACACAATCTGATGAGCGCCCGTTCCAATTCTGGAGCGGGCGCTTTTCGTTTCTGCTAAGATCTCGGACATGTTCAAGTGGCTCCGTTTTCCAGTTGCATTCTTTCTTGGCTCGGCCTGGTTCTCTTTGTTCCAGATCTGGGGTTCTTTTCCTGATCCGGATGCGTTTTATCATGCAAAAATAGCCTCCTTGATGCTGGAGCGTGGGCCATTGCTGTCATTCCCGTGGCTGGATTTAACGGTGCTTCATTCTGGATTCAACGATCAGCATCTCTTGTTCCATTATTTCTTGATGCCGTTTGTGAAATGGCTGGGGTTTTGCCGGGGCGCAGATTGCCGCTGTTGTGGCTGGAGGTCTATTTACGATGCTTGCCTTATGGGTGATTGAGAAGCTCTCGATACGTCATGCTTGGTTTTGGACCATCGTGATGATTGCCATGCCACCGATGATGACGAGGCTTTCTCTGGGTAAAGCATCGCCATTTGCGATCGGGCTGTTTCTTTTGGGGATACTCGCCTGGAAAAAGAATACGCGCGTTTGGGCATTTTTAATCGGCGCTATTTATGCGTTCACGCATGGCGGCTGGCCATTGCTGATCGGTGCACAGATCGTTCTTTCAATGGGAATGTGGGTGTATGCGCGCTTTGTTAATGAAGAGCATGTTTGGCCTGATATGCGTATCGCGATCGCGACATTGGGCGGGGGATTGTTTGGATCGTTTATTCATCCGAATTTTCCGGAGACCATTCCGTATCTTTGGGTTCAGATTTTTCAGATTGGTGTTGCGACGCCGATCGGACGGGTGATCATGGGAACGGAATGGTACCCATATGCGCCAATGGAGCTGCTTATGCATCTGTCATTGCTGATTGTGATCGGATGTATTGCCGTTATTGGTTTTGTCAGGGCTCGTAAAAGCCAACTGGATGTTGTGCAGGCTTCATTTACGATTGGCTTGGGGTTACTTTCTGCGATTTTTTTGGCGCTTACGTTTAAGAGTGCGCGTTTTGTGGAGTATCTCGTTCCTGTTTCTGTTTTGTGGTTTGCAAGTTTGTTTCAGCAGATCGATGAGATGCAGCTCATTGCTTCATTACGAAAATTGTTTCGGTATCTGCCGCATATTTTTGTGGTTGCGATGTTGTTTATCGTCGGTAAAGGCGCGATTGCGACGCGGCAGCAGCTGCGAGCGTCGGCTAAATCATTTACACGCTTTGAAAAATCGATACAGATTGTTTCTGATGAATTAAAACCAGGCGAACGATTGTTTCATTCCTGATTGGGGCCAGTTTCCTTTGCTGTGGAACAAGAATGATTCTTTGCGTTATGTCGCGGGACTTGATCCGGTGTTTTTATTGCAGGCTTCATCGACCTTATCTGATGCGTATACCGATTTGACTCTTGGAAAAAATACATCGACCGCCTTTGAAGTCATTTCCGGACTATTTGATTCGCGCATGGTTCTTGTTGAACGGAAGCCTGGTCAGAAGCTGGAGGAGATTTTGAAAAATGATCTGCGCTTCCAACAAGTGTATGCCGATGAAGAGGCCGTGATCTTTCGTTTGAAGTAACTTATCCACCGAGGGCATTTGACTCGGTCGGACGGTATGATAAGAAGTTTGGGTCAGTTCAGCACTTCACTCTCGCGAGAAACGTAATCATTCGTTTGTCGCGAGCGAGGGCCGAGCTCCTCGCGTTCGTCGGTTCCATGCTTGCCGACGAATATAAAAACATCCCTTCATTGGGATGTTTTTAATTTGTCATTGCGAGGAGTCCGACGACGAAGCAATCTTGAGCGTAGGAGCGGGATCAAGATTGCTTCACCCGTTGCTACGGGTTCGCAATGACATCATCAGGTTCATCATCTTTGAGGAGATCTTCCAGCGTCGGTTCACCCCAGAGATTGAATTCGCGTAGGGATTTGTCGATCAGATCTTCTGATTCATCGATGTCCATCATTTCATCGAGAATGCATTTATTAATCATCTCGGCGCGGACCTCGGCTTTGGGGCGGACGGTTCCTGCCTCGTCAAAACACATGGCGCGGAGTTGCTCTTTAGTGATCATAGAGTAGGCTATGGCTAGTATGAAGTCGTGGACAGCGTATTACAAGCAGGCGGCGACTTGGATGATTTGGGGACTGCCTTTGGCGCTTCCGTTGTATTTGGTTCGATTCAAGATTGGACCGTTGCCGACGACGGTACTTGAAGCGTATTTATTGGTTTTGTTTGTTGCTGCGACATTGGGATTTGGAATTGGTATTTGGAAAAAGGGATGGAAGGAAATAGGGGAGTGGAAATGGCCTGTCGCGTTATGGTCGATTGCGACGTTGGCGGCGGTGTTTTGGTCGCCATCGATCGTGACCGGGCTTGGATTGTGGCGGGCGTATGTTTTGGAACCGGTGCTCGTTTTTATTTTGTTGTTTGGATTGCGCGAGGTTGTTGATCGGAAGCGGATCGAGCAAGCGATGAGGCTGGTGATCACGATCGTTGGCTTTTGGGCGATTTATCAGTTCATTACGGGGCAAGGGATTCCGAGTCCTTGGAATGTTTCGATCGCGGAAGGCAGGCGCGCGACGGGACCGTTTCCGTATCCGAATGCGCTCGCGTTATTTGTGGTGCCGATGGGAGCGTATCTCTTTGCTCGAGCCACCTCTCCCTCGGTCCCTCTCCTTCGTAAGGAGAGGGAGGATTGGTTGGGGTTAATTAGTTGGGCGATGGCGGGGCTCTCGGCGTTTCTTGCGAAGAGTGATGGGGGAATGTTGGCGCTCGCGTCTGCGACTTGGTTCGTTCTTTTTGCGCGAAAGGAGACGCGACGGGTGGCGATCGCTCTAGCTGTTGTTGGAGTTGTCTTGATCGCGCTTGTCGCGCCGCTTCGAAATGCTTTTATCGAACAGGCGACGTTCTCTGGGTGGTCGGGGAGAGTTCGGACTTGGACTTGGACGGAGACTTGGAACATGTTGAAGGATAGGCCGGTTTTGGGTGCAGGATTTGGCGGGTATCCGACGGTGTTTAAGCCGTATCATGAGAAGACGTTTATCGAGATATTCCAGTATCCACATACGATCGTTTTTAATGTGTGGAGCGAAGCGGGATTGGTCGGTTTGTTTGTCTTTGGATGGATTGTCGTGACGTGGGTGCGTCGAAGGGTTTCTTGGATAGCGATGGCGCCTCTTATCGCCATCTTGATTCATGGCTTGGTGGACGTCCCGTACTTCAAGAATGATCTTGCGATTGCGTTTTGGTTGTTGGCTTTTTTAGCGACCATTCAGCTTGACCGAGAGGCCATTCGTCGATAGTATCCTGCTGCCTATCGACCAAATGGAGAGGTGGCAGAGTGGTCGAACGCGCTGGACTCGAAATCCAGTATAGCTTCACGGCTATCGAGGGTTCGAATCCCTCCCTCTCCGCCACGTAAAAACGACAGCCTCACGCTGTCGTTTTTACGTGCCCCGTGATCCGAGTAGCAACGAGGATTTTACGGGGCTCCGTTGTGCTGTCGTTCACGTGGCGCAGCCAGCCGTCAATCGTGTTAGGATTGAATGAATATGAAAGTAGTCGTCGATTTATTGGGGCTTAAGACCGAAAGGGACGTGCTTCTTAAGTTCGGAGAGGTTTTTGAGTTCGGAGGTCCTGACGGAAATATTCCGGCAAGAGGTAATGTGCATGGGATAGGATGGGGGTGCAATTGGGACGCGATGAATGATTCTCTATACTCACTTGAAGAAGGTGGTATTTGGGCAACGAGTAAGAAATTTAGTTTTCCATTGGAAATTGAGGTGACTAATTTTAAAGAATTTGAAGAGAATGATCCTAGGCGCTTTCAAACTCTTAAGGAAATCCTCGACGCTCATATCAATGAATATCAAAAGGAAGGAAAAGTCATGTCAGTTACGTTTATTTAAAAATTTTTATGTAACAAATCGCCCGAAAGGTCGGTTTTCTTTTTTGTTATCGTCGTATTATGCTATCGATTGATATGACCCATACACTTCAAGGTAGCTGCGAAAGCTGCCTCATGCCTTTTTCCAAGGATCCAAAGGGCGCAAACCGTGAGCATGAAAAGTATTGCTCTTATTGCTATCGCGACGGCAAACTCGTTTACGACGGTAATGATCTCGCTGAGTTCAAGCGCGCGATGATTGACGCGATCGTTGCGAGAGGCGAACCGCGTTGGAAGGCAAGATTTTTTGCCTTTATGGCTGGCTTCGCACCTCGTTGGAAAAAATAAATATTATTTTTACTTCTATTTGATTTGAAGCGCCGTGGCTTACGGCGGTTTCAAAGCGATCGTACAGCGTTAAATGAAAAACCGCCCATGAGGGCGGTTTTTTGTATTCTCGTGTACGATATCGCCATTGATATGGCCTCACTTGTTTTGGTTCGTCATGGGGAGTCCCGTTGGAATCTTTCGAATCGTTTCACAGGCTGGATCGATGTTCCGTTGAGTGAAAACGGTATTCGCGAGGCTCGCGCTTGTGCCAAGCATTGCGATGCATATGATTTTTCTGCGGCTTACACGTCCAAGCTTGAACGTGCTCACCTTACATTGTTTCTTTTGCTTGCGAATCAGAATCGCACAGGGATTGTTCAGCACGAGCATGATGCGAAGTATTATCGCTGGACCAAGCATTCCAATGGGTATGGTACGAGCGAAATCCCGGTCTTTGAGAGTACGTCTTTGAATGAACGTTATTATGGAGCGTTGCAGGGACTCGACAAGCAGCAGGCGGTAGAGCGATATGGCGCGGCAAAAGTTCTCGCGTGGCGCCGCGGGTATCATGCACGTCCGCCGGGAGGGGGAGAAAGTCTTGAAGACACGTTAAATCGCGCACAGCCGTTTTTGGTGAAGCAGATTCTTCCTCGCGTGCGTAAAGGAGAGGATGTG
Encoded here:
- a CDS encoding O-antigen ligase family protein, translated to MKSWTAYYKQAATWMIWGLPLALPLYLVRFKIGPLPTTVLEAYLLVLFVAATLGFGIGIWKKGWKEIGEWKWPVALWSIATLAAVFWSPSIVTGLGLWRAYVLEPVLVFILLFGLREVVDRKRIEQAMRLVITIVGFWAIYQFITGQGIPSPWNVSIAEGRRATGPFPYPNALALFVVPMGAYLFARATSPSVPLLRKEREDWLGLISWAMAGLSAFLAKSDGGMLALASATWFVLFARKETRRVAIALAVVGVVLIALVAPLRNAFIEQATFSGWSGRVRTWTWTETWNMLKDRPVLGAGFGGYPTVFKPYHEKTFIEIFQYPHTIVFNVWSEAGLVGLFVFGWIVVTWVRRRVSWIAMAPLIAILIHGLVDVPYFKNDLAIAFWLLAFLATIQLDREAIRR
- a CDS encoding barstar family protein is translated as MNMKVVVDLLGLKTERDVLLKFGEVFEFGGPDGNIPARGNVHGIGWGCNWDAMNDSLYSLEEGGIWATSKKFSFPLEIEVTNFKEFEENDPRRFQTLKEILDAHINEYQKEGKVMSVTFI
- a CDS encoding 2,3-diphosphoglycerate-dependent phosphoglycerate mutase → MASLVLVRHGESRWNLSNRFTGWIDVPLSENGIREARACAKHCDAYDFSAAYTSKLERAHLTLFLLLANQNRTGIVQHEHDAKYYRWTKHSNGYGTSEIPVFESTSLNERYYGALQGLDKQQAVERYGAAKVLAWRRGYHARPPGGGESLEDTLNRAQPFLVKQILPRVRKGEDVLVVGHGNTLRTAIKYLEGISDDDIAFLDLPKAHPLVYTFVRGKWKRTSGEFTFHRPLR